The genomic window TCATGACACACGAGAGACgcgttgttaaaaaaagtaacgaagtaacttttacttaaagtacattttaaatgagttactttttacttttacttgaatacatttttaaactggtacttttactagtacttaagtaaaatttcatcaaagtaacagtacttttacttgagtagaatatattagtactctttacacctctggaTACTACAATTCCCAAAATGCAACACCCCGGCCACTCAAGCTCCCTATCCCCTCTGCTGTTTCTGTGTAGCCTAGCATCTTGGTGAATGGACTGCTGGATCATGGACATGTATGAATCAGAGAGAGCTTTCAAAGCTGCGTCTGTGGGAGACTCAGATCCAGGAAGCTCATTTTGGGCAACTTTGGTGTTTCCAAACATCAACTGTGCACTGTGCAGTTAAACTGAGCAGAATTGGCGCCCAGATCACTTCAATGTTCTGACTTGTCGCTCAGTAACTTCATTTGCAGTTCACATGGAAAGGGCCCCTGCACACATCCAAATGGAGCTGATAAAACTCTAAAAGACCTCcgatgtgtaaatgtgtaaaaacaactATTGTACAGTGATGACATGTTTAGTACTGTTGTGAAATACACTCAATACTGTTCACATAGTTAAACATTCTTTAAACAGTAACGGATACATTTTTATCCGTCACAAAATAAAGCAGATGGACATGAATATTTTGCAAAAGCTTAAACCTTGAATGTATTTCCTTGGATGGATTGACATCGAATTTAATATAGAGTAAAAATAGAGAGTTGTTAGCGCTGTCAGTTCCAAGCAAGAGGGttgctggtttgaatccccgccTGGACAGGGGTCTTTGTGTTTGCCTCACCGAGTCTGTCCTGTGTGTACCTGGGTACACTAAGGGTACTCACTTGTTAGGTtcctggtgactctaaattgccttGTTGATAAATATCAGTTTTACTCTACTACCTCTCTGGTATAATTGTTTCATGCCAGCCAAGCCTTAGTACAAAACTAAATGATCAAACTGTAGTTTGTTTTATGGAACATTTGAAGCATAACACACTGTATGATCCTAATCCAGATGCATTTTGGATAATGTGAAAACTTGACATTTCGAGGTGATGCGTAACAAAGACAAAGGTCAAATCAGACGACATGATTCCAGGAATTATTTCACACCAATGGCTCATGCTGCTGAGCAGGTCAGAAAATCTCACAATGACACCAACCTCAACGTCATCTTCTAACGTTCTCTCAGGAGCTTTGCTTTCCTCTTctactttctcctcttcctcctcttcctcatcgtCCTCCTCTAGATTGTCGCCCCCTGCATCGGcgtcctcatcttcctcctctccctcctctccctcctcggTTTCCTCTGTTGGTTCTGAATGAGCAGACAGTGAATGTGGTCACAGCGAGGAAATAGAACTCTAGAACAAAGCAGCAGTAAAGTTCTCcgacagcagtgtgtgtgtgatgcccTGTGTTTGACTCTCtaacctgcagctgctgctccatCTGCCGCCTCGGCCGATTTGCTTTCCTCGTCTGCGgctgcctcctcttcttcttcatcctcctcttctacCTCGGTCTGAGGAACATCCACCTTTTTGTACACATATTCATCTTCTGTTTtctgagacacaaacatgatAACAGTCAGCTTTGGAAGGGTTTTCTGGTGTATTTCTTTGAGATCAAGAAGATGAAGTGGATCAATGACCCATGAGGTGTAGATTACCTTTGGCCAGCAGAAGAGCACAGCCAGTCCTACAGGCAGTCCAATTGTCAGAATGTAAATCACCCAGAGCCAAGGACGCTCCTCTGCTGCTAACGTCAGCTGAGCAAAAATCCccggctgaaaaaaaaaaaaaaaaaaaaaaaaaaaaaaccacagatCAGGAGTAAAGAGTGAGAAGTTGTAATACTTTAcctgaataataataatgaggTCAATGTCATGCACATAGTGACAATGAAAGCCTCAGTAAAAGTGCATTTCTGTGTCCCTAATGACATAAAGAATCATCCTGACCTCGTTAGCACTGGCCACCAGCTTCTTCAGCCCCCAGCTGTCAGAGGCCCAGCGGTCGGCCACCTCCTTGTGAGACGTGATAATGAAGTTGTCGAAGTAGATATCTGAGGTCATGGACCACAGCTCCAAGCCCAGAGCCTTGACTGGTGTCATCCTGAAGGGCTGCAGATCCTCAAAAAAGTCCGGGTTATCGATCTTGCGCGGCTTCCAGACTCCCTTGAGAGAAACAATTAGAAGGAGGAGTTCACAGGTTGGTCTCAGCTTGTGCACACTCGCACCGACGGGGCCAGAGGTGCTGAATGTAACACGTAGTGTTAACACTGTGTCCTTTGGCTCAGTGCTCAAGTTTTGTTCCTCAACGTTTTTCTTTTGAACTAGAATTGAAACCTGTAAGTCGCCTCTGCCAGCCAGTAAAGTAGCAGTTCAAATACATCACTTTCCCATAGATTGACATTGTAAATGCAGCAGAACGTGTCATATACGTATTTCTATATTGAAAATATctaaaagaatagaaaaaaaacaaatacaaatgaatgACATAAGTAAGTTTACATTTAACAGTTGTCATACTTCAATAATTTTCAGAAGGGACACAGTACCAGTACTCTTTCTGCTTATTTCTCTGCTGACGTGTTATTGTCAGTAGATTCTTTTTCCAGAAATGGAATGATCAGGTATGCTGGGGTTATAGCAGGGGAAAACTGCCACCAATCAATTGCAGATGGAATTGTCCACTCAGATgaatacaaatgaaaataactcaaatatAATAAAATGGATTCAAGGTTTGGTACAAATCTGAGTTGAGATTGAAGCAATGTTTAAGGTTATTGTCAGGAACAACTGGAGGCTCCGGATATCCTGTTCTGAAAAAAAGGGAGCAGAATAATGGCCAGAGAAATCTTTATCTTAATTTAAACGTATTCCTGAGATATGGCTTCACTTAAATGGGATGCATTGAAGGgcaacatgaacacatgatgCCTCTGGCTAAGTCTATTGCATGTGAAAAGGcatgaatagaaaaaaagaatacacaGGGACTGTTAATAGAATAATTATGGGGCCTAATCTGATACCAACATGTTAGAGTAAACTTTTATACTGATGTagtcaaataaaaaatccttAGCTTGATAGCATCTGGCTTAGTTAACTTCGAGTTACAGTTACCTGATAGTTGGGATTGTCCACTAGAGGGGCTTTCCATTTTCCCTTGTACTGAGGGTTGTTGATCTGAGGACGCTTCCACTCCCCGCAGCCAGGGGCCGTCTCACAGGCTGGGTTAGGAATCTGGGGGGCTTCCCACTCACCATCCATCTCCTCATCCCTGCACACAGAGGAGAGCTTTAAGGTTTTTCTAAGAATAAATACAGTAACACAATCTGATGGCTGGTTGTGCGTTTTGTTTGGGAGATAAATATGTTCATTTACCAGTCTTCTGGTTTCTCAGCGATAGGGTCTGGCACAAACTCTGGTTCATCGTCCAGCCAGCCCTCTGGCTTCACTGCATCAGGGTCGTCGATCTTTGCCAGAGCTTCTTCGTCCCTGAGgcgaaaacacacaaacacatgtcaaTGATTTCTTTTGAACCAGGTCACGAAGGCCCTAACCTTTAAACATGTCCAATCAGCAACAAAAGCTGCACTGTCTTATAGTTTTTGGAGGTTGTAGTCACCAGTCATCAGGCTTGACTGCCTCAGGGTCGGGCATCTTGGCTCTCTCATCCCAGTCATCTGGCTTGGAGTCTTTTGGGTCATCTATTTCTTTGTGTGGGTTGACTGGAGGAACCACGTCATGCAGCAGGCTGCCGCGGCTTACACTGGACTGGTCGATGAGCATCTCATAGCTGTTGTCCGGGTTCAGAACTGGTAAAAAAATGAGtaaagcagattttaaaaacaaagagagaacagTATGTAGACGAGTCATTACACACtattttttgttacattttagaTACTTTTTGAACATCTATATATGCTTTACGAACAGACTCCGTACCCAAAGTATAGAGGTGAGTCTTCTTGTCAGTGTAAAACTTCTTGAGGTCAACATCTGCCCTCTTGGCATGCTTCTCCTCCACGTCTTTGTTCAAAGGATTTGTGTGCTGGAAGATGAAGTGCAGCTTGTAATCCTCACCGCACTTGTCTGGTCCAAACATGATGGTATACTCTGTGCGGTCGTGGAATTGCTCCTTCAGTGCAGAAGAAACAACAGTTTAAGTTCAAGAGTGAACAGTCAGACTTTTCTGACTATGCGGCTGCTCGGCTGCTTATAGACATTATAAATGGTGCAAGGTAGAATATAAACGAGTAGACCAACCAGATTGAGATCGTCGGTGTCAGAGAGGAGTTTGATGTATGCACCTCCACAGTCGATTCCATCTTGGAAATTCACCTCGTAcctgcaacaaaaaaatcaaaacatgaacatgtgtTCAGTTCAGaccacaagaaaaaaataattatttcagTGCCTCGATTACAAAGACACCAATTTGCACGGGGTGACGCCATGTGCCAGAGAACATTGTCCAAGAGTAATTGAAGCAGGTTAAGAAAGTTGATTTCAAagataacattttcatgaaattgacTGGCAAAAAGCTTAGATCAACTTAAGAGATTTTCCGCTAGTCCTGTGGATACCTCAACAAAGGGTCCATCAGACCCCCATGCATTAAAAATTATACAGTCCTGAAATGCATGaattcattgtttttcttcataTCTGAAATTACAATGTATTAATTTTGGCATCAATTCtaaaaaatatgttaatttTGGGTTAATAATGCTGTGTTTTTAACCTCAATGCaattgtatgaaatgtgcttgaaaaataaaattgttaTTGCAATTAATAATGATAATTCAGCCAGATGGCAACATTCgacctgctgcagaga from Labrus bergylta chromosome 1, fLabBer1.1, whole genome shotgun sequence includes these protein-coding regions:
- the clgn gene encoding calmegin, whose translation is MKLDRGWMWCMLLLFSLALAAVAAQESQMEVDLSDVEDNMGLDEEELKVLMGEEEEEEEEDEEATVIDDDNFDEADVKATAEREAGTDGNVSFQVTYKTPIPTGEVYLAETFDDASLDRWQLSKTVKGDADEEIAKYDGKWAVEQLKENKVPGDLGLVLKSRAKHHAISTMLNKPFVFQDEPLVVQYEVNFQDGIDCGGAYIKLLSDTDDLNLEQFHDRTEYTIMFGPDKCGEDYKLHFIFQHTNPLNKDVEEKHAKRADVDLKKFYTDKKTHLYTLVLNPDNSYEMLIDQSSVSRGSLLHDVVPPVNPHKEIDDPKDSKPDDWDERAKMPDPEAVKPDDWDEEALAKIDDPDAVKPEGWLDDEPEFVPDPIAEKPEDWDEEMDGEWEAPQIPNPACETAPGCGEWKRPQINNPQYKGKWKAPLVDNPNYQGVWKPRKIDNPDFFEDLQPFRMTPVKALGLELWSMTSDIYFDNFIITSHKEVADRWASDSWGLKKLVASANEPGIFAQLTLAAEERPWLWVIYILTIGLPVGLAVLFCWPKKTEDEYVYKKVDVPQTEVEEEDEEEEEAAADEESKSAEAADGAAAAEPTEETEEGEEGEEEDEDADAGGDNLEEDDEEEEEEEKVEEESKAPERTLEDDVEPKEGGDIVEESHKQSVRKRRVRKD